From one Acidimicrobiales bacterium genomic stretch:
- a CDS encoding M20 family metallopeptidase yields the protein MDLATAKERITAEVDRRADLLIDASHQLHEHPELAFEEHFAHELLTGILEADGLDVERHAYGLDTAFAARAGSDGPTIAVLCEYDALPGVGHACGHNIIGTAGLGAGLAAAALADELGGRVVILGTPAEEGGGGKVLMADQGAFEGIDAAMMVHPAGGDLISMNAIAIQQVFVEYEGEAAHAAAYPHRGRNALDAAVLGYMNVAALRQHIRPDERVHGVFTKAGDKPNIVPKEAAAHWYVRSRSLRTLEPLKERVLACLQAGADAAGCTMTHHWEYPAYADMADSATLVDLYTANAAATGRTLLDPADVPGVVGSTDMGNVSHLVPSIHPMIAVSPPNISIHSPEFTAYAGSEAGDKAVLDGAKAMAMTVADLWLQPELVDAAKAEFAAAHGT from the coding sequence ATGGACCTGGCCACGGCGAAGGAACGCATCACGGCGGAGGTCGACCGGCGGGCCGACCTGCTGATCGACGCGTCCCACCAGTTGCACGAGCACCCCGAGCTGGCCTTCGAGGAGCACTTCGCCCACGAGCTGCTCACGGGCATCCTCGAGGCCGATGGCCTCGACGTGGAGCGCCACGCCTACGGCCTCGACACGGCGTTCGCGGCGCGTGCCGGCAGCGATGGCCCCACCATCGCGGTGCTGTGCGAGTACGACGCGCTCCCGGGCGTGGGCCACGCCTGCGGCCACAACATCATCGGCACCGCGGGTCTCGGGGCAGGCCTCGCCGCCGCGGCGCTGGCCGACGAGCTCGGCGGCCGGGTGGTGATCCTCGGCACCCCGGCGGAGGAGGGAGGCGGAGGCAAGGTCCTGATGGCCGACCAGGGGGCCTTCGAGGGCATCGACGCGGCGATGATGGTGCACCCCGCCGGCGGGGACCTGATCTCGATGAACGCCATCGCCATCCAGCAGGTCTTCGTGGAGTACGAGGGCGAGGCCGCCCACGCCGCCGCCTACCCGCACCGGGGGCGCAACGCACTGGACGCGGCGGTGCTCGGCTACATGAATGTCGCCGCCCTGCGCCAGCACATCCGCCCCGACGAGCGGGTGCACGGCGTGTTCACCAAGGCGGGCGACAAGCCCAACATCGTCCCGAAGGAAGCGGCGGCGCACTGGTACGTCCGCTCGCGCTCCCTGCGCACCCTCGAACCGCTGAAGGAGCGGGTTCTCGCCTGCCTCCAGGCCGGCGCGGACGCCGCCGGGTGCACCATGACCCACCATTGGGAGTACCCCGCGTACGCCGACATGGCCGACAGCGCCACCCTGGTCGACCTCTACACGGCCAACGCCGCGGCCACGGGCCGCACCCTGCTCGACCCCGCCGACGTGCCGGGCGTGGTCGGCAGCACCGACATGGGCAACGTGAGCCACCTGGTGCCGTCGATCCACCCGATGATCGCGGTCTCGCCCCCGAACATCTCCATCCACTCGCCCGAGTTCACCGCGTACGCGGGCTCCGAGGCAGGCGACAAGGCCGTGCTCGACGGCGCCAAGGCCATGGCCATGACCGTGGCCGACCTCTGGTTGCAGCCCGAGCTGGTCGACGCGGCCAAGGCCGAGTTCGCCGCCGCCCACGGCACTTGA